A single window of Capsicum annuum cultivar UCD-10X-F1 unplaced genomic scaffold, UCD10Xv1.1 ctg3396, whole genome shotgun sequence DNA harbors:
- the LOC107854402 gene encoding coiled-coil domain-containing protein SCD2 isoform X3 — MDRARTASPRQLRKWSSESGASTLTGGSSSPGRHSRSSSISGLSNIKRTQNVAAKAAALRLAQVMASQAATGNDDENDDDDDLGFRFAAPSFSRSNVRTADNGTSAILSAKVKTRSSSPALARNFVEESLSLHSTSAGRLTVPSRPPPSIPSSRQPVKTPSPITPIDPPTNKLRKKRFCPDLRQVSLKYTGDRRAASALHDELDMLQEENENILGKLRVAETSYEGAEARVKELEKQVAALGEGVSLEAKLLSRKEASLRQREAALKDAKQAKNGIDVELASLRSNVQKAKDDAAAAVDQLQGTESEVKALRSMTQRMILTPNEMEDVVLKRCWLARYWGLAAQFAICPDIAASKHEYWSSFAPLPFELVISAGQKAKEECLKKDDDNPEREKLVQDLNDFTGEGNIESMLSVEMGLNELVSLKVEDAIVLALAQQRRPNSARTSISDIKSPSDPKYMEAFGTPIGRQNKDVCSESL; from the exons ATGGATCGAGCGCGAACCGCAAGTCCGCGGCAGTTAAGAAAGTGGAGCAGCGAATCCGGAGCTTCCACTCTTACTGGTGGATCTTCATCTCCAGGACGTCATAGCCGCTCTTCTTCTATCTCCGGTTTGTCCAACATTAAGCGCACTCAGAATGTTGCTGCCAAAGCTGCTGCCCTGCGCCTCGCTCAAGTAATGGCTTCTCAAGCAGCCACTGGcaatgatgatgaaaatgatgacgatgatgatctTGGATTCCGATTTGCTGCTCCATCTTTTTCCAGGTCCAACGTCAGAACTGCTGACAATGGCACTAGTGCTATCCTGTCCGCTAAGGTCAAAACCAGATCATCTTCCCCAGCG CTAGCTAGGAATTTTGTCGAGGAATCACTGTCTCTTCATTCAACATCAGCAGGAAGACTGACTGTGCCATCTCGTCCTCCACCATCCATACCAAGTAGCCGACAGCCTGTGAAGACTCCGTCACCTATAACACCAATCGATCCTCCAACCAACAAGCTGAGAAAGAAAAG ATTCTGTCCAGATTTAAGACAAGTTAGCTTGAAATATACAGGAGATCGCCGTGCTGCTTCTGCGCTTCATGATGAA CTTGATATGCTgcaagaagaaaatgaaaatattctTGGAAAG CTTAGAGTTGCCGAAACGAGTTACGAGGGAGCAGAAGCTAGAGTGAAGGAGCTTGAGAAACAG GTTGCAGCACTTGGAGAAGGAGTATCTTTAGAAGCAAAGTTGTTAAGCAG GAAGGAAGCCTCTTTGCGCCAAAGGGAG GCTGCACTGAAAGATGCAAAACAAGCGAAGAATGGGATAGATGTGGAACTTGCAAGCCTCCGTTCTAATGTTCAG AAAGCAAAAGATGACGCAGCTGCTGCTGTGGATCAACTTCAGGGGACGGAATCTGAGGTTAAAGCTCTACGCTCTATGACACAAAGGATGATTTTAACCCCGAATGAGATG GAAGATGTTGTTCTTAAACGATGCTGGCTTGCACGTTATTGGGGCTTAGCAGCTCAGTTTG CAATTTGTCCAGATATTGCTGCTTCAAAACACGAGTACTGGTCATCCTTTGCACCTCTTCCTTTTGAATTGGTTATCTCTGCAGGACAAAAGGCAAAGGAAGAATGTTTGAAAAAAG ATGATGACAATCCAGAGAGGGAAAAGCTTGTTCAGGATCTGAATGATTTCACTGGAGAAGGAAATATAGAAAGCATGCTTTCTGTTGAAATGGGCTTGAATGAACTTGTTTCTTTGAAG GTTGAGGATGCCATAGTACTTGCACTGGCTCAACAACGGCGTCCAAACTCTGCTCGAACATCAATTTCAG ACATCAAATCACCAAGTGATCCGAAGTATATGGAGGCATTTG GTACGCCAATTGGGAGACAAAACAAAGATGTGTGCTCtgagagcttgtga